From a single Papaver somniferum cultivar HN1 unplaced genomic scaffold, ASM357369v1 unplaced-scaffold_19, whole genome shotgun sequence genomic region:
- the LOC113338482 gene encoding uncharacterized protein LOC113338482: MAFISWHLWKDRCSFVFNNKHSTPHTTNSFLTDAESVCRPSNHIVVVTTVHRWSPPTRHLIKVNTNAYYCHVFKNGGYGLIFRNSTGTHLAFACANFREASGPELLESLAAMEAVKLASQLGFKKIVIEADYV; the protein is encoded by the coding sequence ATGGCATTCATAAGTTGGCATCTATGGAAAGACAGATGCAGCTTTGTTTTCAACAACAAGCACTCAACTCCTCATACGACTAACTCTTTCTTAACAGATGCTGAATCTGTGTGTAGGCCTAGTAACCATATTGTTGTTGTCACTACTGTGCATAGGTGGTCTCCTCCTACAAGACACTTGATTAAAGTTAACACAAATGCCTATTATTGCCACGTTTTTAAGAATGGAGGATATGGACTAATATTTCGTAATTCTACAGGTACACATTTAGCATTTGCATGTGCGAACTTCAGGGAAGCATCAGGTCCAGAACTCTTGGAAAGTCTTGCTGCTATGGAAGCTGTTAAACTTGCATCGCAGTTGGGATTTAAGAAGATCGTTATTGAAGCTGATTACGTATGA